CTCTCGTTGTCATTGCGGCCAGTGACCAGCTTTCCGCGCACGTCTTGAAACCGATTTTCTCGAGAACGAGGCCTCCCTACGCACTCGAATCGTTCAGGCTTCTCGTTGACACGACGCGTTCGTTTTCTTTTCCCTCGGCGCATGCCTCCAACGTCTTCGGCGTGGCTTCCTTCGTGTCCAGTTTCTACCCGCGAACGAAGATCGCACTTTATGTCGCTGCCGCTCTGGTGGCCTACTCGAGAGTGTACGTGGGCGTGCATTTTCCTTCCGACGTTATTGGTGGAGCCGCACTGGGGCTGGTGCTCGGGCTTTGCGGCGCCCTCGCTGCCAGGCGTCTTCTTCGTCTGGAGCGATGATTCGAGTCGGGTCGATCGCCCGTCCGGCGGGCTTTCTCCATCCGAGCGTCTCCGCTCCTCGCGGTGCGTCCTCGTATCGCATGAGCGGCTTTTCCTTGCGCCTCCCGGCTCAAGCTGCTATATTTCCGCCACACGCTGGAACTTGCTCCGGTAGCCTGGGTATCTATCCCAAAGAAAAACTATACCCGGCTGG
This Candidatus Eisenbacteria bacterium DNA region includes the following protein-coding sequences:
- a CDS encoding phosphatase PAP2 family protein: MSSLAAFDRWLFHLINQRTANPICDVVMPVITNGAFLIVPLAVLWPFLFWKAGRRGRIVALLTLVVIAASDQLSAHVLKPIFSRTRPPYALESFRLLVDTTRSFSFPSAHASNVFGVASFVSSFYPRTKIALYVAAALVAYSRVYVGVHFPSDVIGGAALGLVLGLCGALAARRLLRLER